Proteins encoded by one window of bacterium:
- a CDS encoding MarR family transcriptional regulator — protein MSDPIHTIAQLYPRLMRAMGHLRGAVDETMDLTYNQYKALLTLSDTGPCTLNTLSQELGVATSSASQMVDRLFSMDLVVRTPADEDRRRIVLNTSREGEDLLDRVKEDIVRRYQDLFKHLGPAEQSNLAGAIHTLVRILERAIQEEERGK, from the coding sequence GTGTCCGACCCTATCCATACCATCGCCCAGCTCTACCCCAGGCTTATGCGGGCCATGGGGCATCTGCGGGGGGCGGTGGATGAGACCATGGACCTCACCTACAACCAGTACAAGGCCCTCCTGACGCTGTCCGACACAGGTCCCTGTACCCTCAACACCCTGAGCCAGGAGCTGGGGGTCGCCACCAGTTCCGCAAGCCAGATGGTTGATCGCCTGTTCTCCATGGACCTTGTTGTGAGAACCCCTGCGGATGAAGATCGGCGGCGCATCGTGCTGAACACTTCCCGGGAGGGAGAGGATCTCCTCGACCGGGTCAAGGAGGATATCGTCAGGCGGTACCAGGACCTTTTCAAGCATCTCGGCCCGGCCGAGCAGAGCAACCTGGCTGGTGCCATTCACACGCTCGTCCGCATCCTCGAAAGAGCTATTCAGGAAGAGGAGAGGGGGAAATAA